The nucleotide window ATATCATTTTTCTATCAGAAAACGGTTAGGAATTTTGTAAGTTAGTGAAAACTGATTTCTAGCGTTTTCTGGGGatttattttggaaaatctagcgttttttttGTCACTTGTCGCTCGATCCTGAAGGGTAATCtgtcaaaggggggggggtggtagttCGTGGTATATTTGCTTGATTGGTTGGTGATCTTTCCAAATGGGATTCTTCCTCGTAACATTAGTCATCAGTTTATGTAATATGTTCTAAGCTTGTTAAACTCTGTTGTAATTgctgtgtatatatttttttctcttgtgtAGCGTCCCAGTTTTGAATGAAAGACAAAAGCTTTGGGAGATGAAAGGTGGAATTCTGAGCATCTATTGAGGAATGGCATCTGTAAGCAGACATTTTTATATGCTGCTTCTCCTGTGTATATTGTTCCTGATTGGTCAGTACTTAATCACCATAAAAGGTCCACGAGATGAATCTCTTTTGGGCCCTCGAGCAGGAGATATCCAAGGAACCTATGGCAATAGGCTCAGAGACCAGCTGATTCTCAACGATGACAAATTTAACAACAGTGGAGAGGAGCTTGCTGGCAAAATCAACAAAAAGGTAGAGAACATAGAAGAAGCTGTCGATTATTCCAGTTTGGAAGAAATGGTAGAAAACCGTAACATTCCTCCATTCCTTGGCAATATGGATTCTCATTTCAGATCTCCATATCACAGATACTGGGAGACCAATTGTTCAGCGATATTTAAAAAGGAGGATGCGGTCATGAAGGCCACCAATCTGCTGATTAAAGAATCACGGGTGGACGGTAATGTCCCCGTGCCGTCGGATGAAAATTTCTTCCGTTACACGCAGAACTGTACAGCTTTCAGAAGAATCCGGAAATACCCGGATAAACCGTACTCTAGGGAGGAAAAAAACTACCCTGTAGCCTACACTATAACAACTCATAAAGAAGTCGCCCAGGTAGAGAGATTATTGAGAGCTATCTACCAGCCTCAGAATATCTATTGTATCCATCCAGACAAGAAGTCCCCATTAGCTTACCAACAAGCCATCAGAAGCCTGGCCTCTTGCTTTGATAACGTCTTCATCGTCTCCAAGATAGAAAGTGTGCAATATGCTGGATACACCCGTCTCCAAGCCGACATAAACTGTATGGCCGATCTGTTGGAAAAGCCCGTCCGTTGGAAGTACGTCATGAACCTCTGCGGGCAGGACTTCCCATTGAAGACCAACTTAGAAATCATTCGACAGCTGAAAGCGTACAAAGGCCACAATGATATCAATGGCATAATTCCGCCATCTTACATCCGTGGGCGTACTAGGATCCATCACACCATCAACGAAAAGGGCAGACTCATTCCgacgaagaagaaaaagacaCCTCCTCCATACAACTTCACAATTTATTTTGGAAATGCATATTATGCTGCATCTCGTGCATTTGTTGACTATGTCATCAATGACCAGAGAGCCATTGACTTGCTGAAGTGGTCAGAGGACACATGGAGTCCAGATGAACACTACTGGGTCACATTGCAAAGGTACCCTGGGGTCCCCGGTGGCTATCCTAATGCCACCTGGGACGAAAATATCAGATTCATGAAGTGGGCCGACATTCCACGCCACCCTGGATGCATTGGCAAGTATGTGAGGGCTCTGTGTGTGTACGGTATCGGCTATCTGAAGTATCTGTTAACCCAGCCGTATCTGTTTGCAAATAAATTCTATTACAGTTTTGATCCTGTCACCCTTCAGTGTATTGAAGAAATGTTAGATTATAGGCAACATTATCCAGAATCAATCCATCAATTTGTGTCAGAATTCCCAGTTACCAGCTTGTTGTGGCAAAATCATACTGCTTACCTAGGTGATTGACTCCAAAGGTTTCATTGTCTACACAGATGCACAACTTCAGGGATCACTTTTGccagaaatgttttgatttggTGTGGCAATGATATTATATAAGGTCAATCCCACTGAACTGAACAGAATAGGCATGTTACAAACAATGAAGAATAGAAAATTCAACATtcatggtggggggggaggacgggagagggggaggtggaTTAGAAAAGTTTTGAAATGTGGGACCTAAGAACTGTAATAATTTTATTGGTTGAGTGCTCATTTGTGTGTCAATGATCCTTTCAAACAGGTCCGATTGTAACTCTTATTCTGTGTTATGCACACattaaaaggcattgaagactcgcaccaaaccgcgtgcggccttctgaaaaagttaactttccgttgcttgcaagtgacgttttgttcgtgtcactacaaaatgcagacagaacAGTAATTAagcgtgataccttgttatctttagctggacctgagatgtccatcactgtattgtttgtacactgtgctgtgggtattgaccgcagctgtatgtactgactttacactagtgtctaattacagacgttagcaagctgtgtgtgtattttctgagatcgatggtggtgtctaacacttctgttacacctcattcgaaactaggtcagattaccggcatcagacatttctttttgcatgagtcttcacaccctttaagttagATGTTGACGTAAAACATGTTGCCTCTTAGATTTCAAGGCCTATGAACTCTTCTATGTCTCTTACAAAGTACCATGGTTCCTGCTATTTATATctttgtacttgtacagcaatCTGTCCATTGTCCATAGAATTTTACAGATAAACTATTTTTGCAATGGTATCACCATAATGAGAAAGAGTATATATGCTAACCTGAATCAGATGGTCACTGCTGGTACTTTAACGTTAACTATTATTTTATGGAGTCataattttcaatttctttttggGTCAAAATCATCTACAAAGTTTTAGAACCAAAAGTAAAGGCCACAAGAGAGCTTTGTTCTTAAGCTGACATATCGTGTGCTAAACCCATGTTATCCTTTCACTTATCGCTGATATGCCTCAGATCTTTAAAGGAAATAACTCGAAAAGAGGAATTAAAATTAAGCCATTGTTGATAGCTTAGTTGCTTGTTTAAGGTCTTTTATGTGCCTTAATTTAACCTTTTACCCCAACTAATTGTGATTTCTACCTAGCCTTTAAATGTGATTCTACctcactcccctccccttcttcaTCACCCAGTAGAGACAGTTAGTTTAATACTGTAGAAATTGAAACTgaagaaacatgatattcatacagcagtatgaatataatgtttctatcagatcaaagttaggaactgtttgtactgtcaataccagtgctttgaagcatgatattggagtacagtttagagaggtattagcattaggaagtTGTCCTAACTGGTTGTCTTCATCAGTTtgcaatgaatatttatatcacaaGTGTGTTTCTGTTGGTCTTTTTATACTAgtttggttttttatttttgtattttatagaTATTTCATAGATATTTACAGTACTTTTTATAATTCTATGATCAAGAAGAGGAGATTAGTGTCAAGTTATTTATAGTACCTCCTCCTcccaaccagggagttgttatggaactcacTGCCCTAACAAAGTTATAAGGAGCttacatgttttgtttgtatatgTTTTATGATGTATTTCATAGTTGTCACCGAGCTATTGTATTGAACAAACCCAGGTAGATGTGTCAGCCTGTGTATGTAGGGTTGTCAGAAAACATTGGTGTTGGGTCAAGGAGGGGTGGTctaggggggtggggtggcggAGGGAGTGATCAACAAATCATTTTCAATAAGGGAAAGGCCATCTCTCTGTTGATGCACATTTGTCATAGTTGGTCATTTTTGAAAAGTTGTTCAGTACATTGCATACAAGACAGGTCAGTCAACGGTCATTTGTGGTCAGCAAGCGGAATGATATCTATCTGTTACTTTTTGTTCAACTTCATCCAAGATAAACATCAACATAGAATTCCAAATGGTTTCACATTCATTGATGAAAACTGACTggattcaaatatatataaatagagtgCGCCATGCAAGATGAAGTATATCAAATGCATAATGTGTTTCTTATATTAGGGTGCTTTGTTTAATTTGATCAAAGTTTGTTTATGTTGGAAGGAAAGAATGCCAAGTGATGGAGGTTTGCTCTGAATCGAGTGCTTTTCTAAGTCTTCTTATGGGTTACCGAACAAAGTGTCTATTTATGCTTATCCTATCTCAATCCTTAATTTGGTAAACAAGATTAAGTTGTTTTGTCTTGGTAATGTAATATACCTAAGTCTGCTGAAATTCTAAATGTCATTTAATGTTGATAAGTTTCGTATACGTAGGGTATATTTACCACAGCAATTGAACTGCTTATAGCATCTCGCTGACCAAAAAACACTTGTAGGTGTTGTCGATTAGGATAAAATGTAAACAGGGCCTCGTTTAGGGTGATGGGGAATGAATTCATATTGGTCATGTAGGCAAACAAACTAATAGATTATCTGCACAGCACCAGTATGATAGGagcaggaaaaaaaagaaggaataatCAGTCATGGGatagaaaaacatattttggaCCCAAAAGGAGGGGGGACCCGGGGGTACCTAATTGTGGTTTTGATCGTTACATTGTATAGCAAGGTAATTAGATTACATTGaaaggaatatttatatattaattagtGTTTACTATTAGTTTGCCaatcttgttgttgttttgataAAGACAACAAACAATGCTTTTCTGGGGATTCTTTGCATTTTCTTAATGGCTATCCTGGCAAGGAAGCATATCATGTTAATAGTCACCCTATTGAGTTCAATGAGGACAGTATCACATGATTCTGTGTAAATACAGTTCTACTTAATTACAAGTGTGGCAAGGAGTTTACATACCTTCATTGGTGTAGCAGATAGATGAATTgttgaataaacatgaaattgTAGGAAGCCATAGATTAAAAGTAATAGATCTATTGGAATGTTTATTGAAGAGTAAACTAGTATGTTGACCAATTGCTAAAGTAATAATTCAGCCTCctaccctccctcctccctccccccatcaGCAGACACAATATTACATCACAGAATTTAGGTGTACAGGAGATAAAAATCTTCTTTCCCAAATCTGAATAAGATCCCAGCAGGTAGGATTTTGTTCTATTGTATGTGTATAGAGAACAATAATGATGCCATGTGCCTGTGGCCCAAGTTGGGTAAAGTGTTCCTTACCTGATTCCTGGCATACACAATGGATTGCTGCAGGGACAATTATATCACAGGCCTCTCTAAGGAACACTGTAGCCCCTCCTGATCCCTCCACCACTCATCAGGCTTCGTTAAGTATTCTGAGGGGTGGATAACCCTTGGTACAGATGACAGACTGCAAACCTTGTAAATGGCAATGCTCATTTGTATGTGCAATATGGAAAGATGGATAGTTGGTGTAACCATTGTTAAATAAACAAAGACAGATTTTTTATACTACTTTTTGTGGTTACGTTGCTGAATTTATAATTGTgctgcgtgtgtgtgtatgtgaacAAACACAAAGTTGAATCAtggtcatacttggtaggtagatgccccatgatggGTAGATGTGACCTACTGTTATTGGTTCtcattaatgagtgggcggggcttaacgTTAAATTTGGTTCATACTGGTATGGTGATGGTGGTACATCataataagcacattttcatgACATCTCCAACTATATGTCGTTAATATTCATCAAACACGAGAGTCAAGAACATAATGTTTTTCATCCTTGGAATATTCGGTTTGTACAATcagccattttcttttttgtgtgcACATCATGAACATTAATCAGTGAACCAAAAAGTCTTAATCAGGTATGTCTGAAATGGTAGGTCTTATTAACTTTATACATGTACTTGGGTACTACAATGTAAGTATAAAGATACATGCCTATGAGATCATAAAATGtgacctcatgaatatttatgcaTGTATCTTTTTTTATATGCTATGTCACcagactttgtcaacatgatgatcaactgattcctggtacccttcctttatatgttgccgCATTAGTAAATAGATAattctcttcattttggtgtgcacatgTTCATGTGTTCATGTTCATGTGTTCATgtttattaacatgtatggctcaccacactatgaatatgtttaggcaTCGTATCCACTaaacgtttttgttttctggtttgATTTTGAACCACTTGTAAGGTTGTGCCAaatatgttgtatatttatACAAGTCTGTCCTCTCTAAATTTCATGGGGCTTGCTTTCATACTTTTGTCTTTCATCTTTCatcttcatatttatttaagATCAAACAGTACTTACTGTTACCAGACATATTGTTCTCTTGGGAATTCCAAAGAATAAAAGACATGAAGAGAAAAtggttttgtcttgtttttgtttccttgctgaaaacaaaggaaaaggaACCTTTGTATTCcggtctgtgtgtgtgtgattttttagtttgtatgcacgataactggacgagggaatgattgatcaatgccGTACTTGGTGGGTGGTCCATAATGAGGTGATAATCCCTATTGATATTCATGGTGCTCATtcgtgaatattaatgaggtcacagggtcaaaagTTGAATCTTCAAATTGTAATAACTTAGCAACCACAATTTAGAGTTCCTTCAAACAGGGTATGGTGATATTGGTAGACCACCTATACGTGCTGATGTATCTtacaattgatatcatgcatattaatgaggagGCGGGGCTGAGCACAACTTTTGTAACAGacgtttgtatgcacaataactagacaagggaatgattgatcaatTATATACTTGGTGGGTGGTTCATAATGATTAGATAAatcctattgattttggtgcttaTATAATGAATACtgatgaggtcacagggtcaaatgtcaCAATTTTCTTGCAATAACtataccaggggcgtatccaggattttctgacCCGGGGGGCgcaaattactatctaagcggagcgccaccatgggttggcgcgcagcgtacaagaaaattttctggttttgataccccctagatcaccggaaatggcacttctcaggcttaaaaatgaccaaccagatgtacacttttgcctgagaaccaagtatttcccaatagttttttttttttttttccatccataaccttttttaagattgtcaccagtcacaaatcatgttcgacctcatcgcatgtcctgtggatcattgcttgtgtaggtgattctacgtcgcggcccacaatacttgtcagccccacttttcaaggttttacccatctacataagacatttcgttgtttacattagcatatatcccgcggtatactgcgcaactttcactgATCGTAAGATAcacgatgtaataaccgatgctggcttatatgatattgacattaacatgttgaacgcgcgccaagcgcgcgaaaatttttgcttattttttttcttgcaagtcgttacagccccaaatcaaattgggctcctacgcccatgacttcacacatagacagttttgaggctgttcatgttggaacaccattttcatgctcattgatataaggcgatatctgctgtttgctttacaaatccgagcaggcgcgtagcgaggagtTTGCCAAgtgaggggcgaagcctgttggcaaactatctaagcgtagcgccaccatttgttggcgcgaagtgtacaagcaaattttggccgaaaatacctcccagatcgctggaaatgacacttccccggccttgtaagttgcatctaagcaatttttattttgaaattactaacgatatcataaaaaaaatatgctcaagggggagggggggggtggggcagtcgtcccttcccgaaatgcgtcatgttccccgacgacacggtcgagtttgagatcagccacagttggttttatagcaggtttcatatacacacacgcgttatgatagaccatatatagtatatatgtacatatacattattGAGAGAAgacaaaatggaaacgtcaaaaatggagttgacgATGtcaggggtagggtgaggcgcacgccccttccgaaatccttgatcagtcactggctaccctgtgtatataatagggatcagcgctgtaatgatgtcactgtttctaCTTCTCTTccaggtgtcttggcgtttttcttttactccctccttttctccttttcctctctttcttcttttccatTCCTCCCTCCTCTTtttctcccctcttttttccctctcttcttctctcttttttctctcctctttttcttacccccccccctggatacgcgcctgtatacaATCATAAGTCACAGTTTCATCAAATGTGAATGTGTTATTGGTAGGTAGCCTACACATAGccatgtgtgttgcaattgataaaGTGTGTATTTATGAGGTGTGGCTTTGTATTATTTAGGTAACAAGTTTGTATGATTAATAACTTCACAAGGCAAATATTGATCTTGCTTCATCAATACATAAttggagtgttccctgttaatcaatgagcagcagcagggaaccatgaaatgttttcattctgatTGCAAATGATATGATTTgagtttctttaaaaaaaaatggtcacacAAATGTTGCATCTGTAATATTTATAGATAGATTGATATGGTAGTTAACCCTGGTACAAAGTCATTCACTCAACCATGTGGCATGAAAGGTCTTCACTACTGGTCTCCATCTAGTAACTCAGTTTACAGCTGGGGAGGGACTGGAAACCATGTTTGTATGCCTTTGTGGAAGCTTGGAGACTTaactcacccaccccccccccaccccaacctccTTCCCTCCTCCCACTGGCACTGGcacacaaaataatacaaaacaatccTAGTGTATAGGACATGAATTTATAAAATCTTAACCACCATTCCCCCACATATACAGAAATGCTGGTTGTGCCCTTGGTTTACAGTGTGGATATGTACTGTAATGATGTACCTCTATGAACTATTAAACTTCAGGATACATTGATAAACATCTCATATTTATGCCATTTGAAGAACACATGAATGAATAAGATTGTTTCCAGAAATTCATGTTTCTACAAAGAATAATCCCTGGTGGCAAGTCAcgtaccaccccccccccacccccaatagaatatttacagtagtaaccAACGATTGACCTGGTAAAAAGTAAGTGTCAGGAACAGAGATAACTTGAAGAGGAACAACTTCGCACCACACAGTGGCCACTATTCGtatttcttattattgtttatgaAGTGCGCCACTATGAAGGTGAAAcaactatttttttaaattgatagcagatatctttcattgttattgGACGGCGGTCATAAGGCGACAAGCGGGATGTAGAGTTACTTTGTTAGAATAACACGTCATCTCgacaaaaatattaaatgtcGAGATACCGAGTTAGGTGTAACAAGGTAACTCGACATTTTGACAACTTTTACCGAGATGTCAAGTCAGCGTAACTCGGTATctcgaaaaaaaaatcaatattttgtcgAGATGTCGAGTTATGCTAAGCCGGTAACTCTACATCTCGCATGTCACCTTATGACCTCCGTAGTAATAGACATTTTTACTTCAAAATGATGAGTGTCAACTTGGACGGTACCGTCATTAAAGCACACGACAGTTTCTTGGATATGCACTATATGATGCATTCATTTAATTCCTCTTAAGCTTTAAGGAATACAATTTCACGCTAAATAACTCAATTTCGCtgaagtagaattgtatttaaCTTAAGTGAAATGGAGTGCCATACCTTTGCGCTTGGTGGAGCTTTGGGGACTTAGAGCTCTTGTTTGCCGACGTGTTCGAGTTATCTTCAGTGTACCTGGTGAAGGTTCTCGTTCTCGGACCTGGTGGAACTCTCGTTCGTGAACCCGGCGAAGATTTCAGGAATTGATGGAGCTCCCGACCGTGGACCTGGCGGAGCTCCTGCTCGTGGACCTGGTGAAGCTATCGATCGTGGAACTGGTGAAGTTCTCGATCGTGGACCTGGTGGATCACTTGTTCGAGGACCTGTCAAATGCCAGTCACTGCGAGTTCGCTgttgtttatttaatatttaaaagcgaaacaaacatgtttgagtgaagttatatgagaacttataacaaaacaaaacatgtaagCCTGACAAACCGAGGAGCCTACGTCATCATGAAGCTAGCCTTAACGGAACAGACGTTTCGCACattttaaagctgaatatcttgaactATGGAATATGACCAACACTAAGACCCAATCCTGTTTAATTGGTCTAAGACATAACCACACTAACAGTCTGTCTGAGTGTCATAAATCTATAGCTTTTCTTAAGAATATTAAACCAAAAA belongs to Apostichopus japonicus isolate 1M-3 chromosome 4, ASM3797524v1, whole genome shotgun sequence and includes:
- the LOC139966784 gene encoding N-acetyllactosaminide beta-1,6-N-acetylglucosaminyl-transferase-like — protein: MASVSRHFYMLLLLCILFLIGQYLITIKGPRDESLLGPRAGDIQGTYGNRLRDQLILNDDKFNNSGEELAGKINKKVENIEEAVDYSSLEEMVENRNIPPFLGNMDSHFRSPYHRYWETNCSAIFKKEDAVMKATNLLIKESRVDGNVPVPSDENFFRYTQNCTAFRRIRKYPDKPYSREEKNYPVAYTITTHKEVAQVERLLRAIYQPQNIYCIHPDKKSPLAYQQAIRSLASCFDNVFIVSKIESVQYAGYTRLQADINCMADLLEKPVRWKYVMNLCGQDFPLKTNLEIIRQLKAYKGHNDINGIIPPSYIRGRTRIHHTINEKGRLIPTKKKKTPPPYNFTIYFGNAYYAASRAFVDYVINDQRAIDLLKWSEDTWSPDEHYWVTLQRYPGVPGGYPNATWDENIRFMKWADIPRHPGCIGKYVRALCVYGIGYLKYLLTQPYLFANKFYYSFDPVTLQCIEEMLDYRQHYPESIHQFVSEFPVTSLLWQNHTAYLGD